The Couchioplanes caeruleus nucleotide sequence CGCGCAGCTCCCGGATCCGCTGGAAGCCCCGCTGGTGATGGTCCGTCAGCACGTCGGCGGCGCGCCGGGCGATGTCGCGCATCGCGGCGTCGATCTCGGCCTCGCGCGGGTGCCCGGCGAAGGACTCACGTTCGAGCAGCTCGATGCACATGGAGAGGAAGTTGCGTGCCTCGGTGCGACGCTGGTTGTGCTCCTGAAGGTCGCGGGTGTCGACCAGCGGATGACGCTCGAGCACGTACTCGGCCGCGCCGTCGAAGTCCTCGAAGTCCGCAGCGAGCATGACCATGGTGAGCGGGAGGAAGAAGGGTTCCGGCAACTTGCACCAAGCCCGCCACGCGTCCCGCAACCCGGCTCGGTCGCCGCGCAGGCCGGCATCCTTGTACGCCCAGACGTGCGCCTGAGCCTCCGCCATTTGTCGCCGTACCGGATCGATGTCGTGCACGGCACGGTGGCGGTACTCGTAGATCGCCGCCTCGTGCTCCCACGGCTCGGCGAACCAGGGATCGGCCGGATGCCCGCACTCGGGGCACGCGTACGGCCAGGAGGCGGGCGGCGACTCCCGGCGTACCCCGCACAGGTCGCTGGTGCAGTACCAACCGCGTACCCGGGCGGGGCGTGGCGACTGATAGCCGTACGAGGTTCGCGGCATGCCGTTCTCTGACGGACCGGTCCGTCAGACAGGGGCATGCGACTGTTCCGCCGCACTCCCCGGTCCCGGTTCCCGGCCGACATGCTGCCGTGGCTGGAGACCCTCGGCCGTTTCCGGCTCGACTCGTTCACCAGCCGGGTCGAGCCCGGCGCGCTGTGGGACCGCATCGCGCAGCTCATGGAGGACGCCGAGCGGGACCGGGACGGCTTCCTCGCCGACCTGGCCGCGCTGGTCGAGCACGATCGCGGCGGCTTCGCGACTCTCGGCGCCGCCGGCGTGGTGTGGGAGATCTACGGCGGCGACGCATTGGACATCCCCGGCGCGCTGGTCCTGGTCGACGCCGGCATCGCCGTCAAACAGGCGCGGGGCCTGCCCGGCGCCCGCTTCACCGGTTACGAGTGGGAACGCGTCCAAGAACTCCGCAACCCTCCTGAAAGGACCTGACGATGGAAGGCTTTCTCTGTTTCCTCGCGGTGGCCGGCCCGATCGGCATCTTCGCCTGGCAATTGGTCGAAACACGCCGGGCGGTGGCGACAACGGTCGTCGACACGCCGCTCAGCCCGAACGAGGCGGCCCGCGTCACCCAGGAGGCGTTCACCGGGCCCCGCGCCGTGCTGTGGACCTCCACCGCCGGCCCCGGCACGATCAACATGCGCCGGCGGGGTATCCATCGGGGCATCACCATGTCGATCACCATCCGGCCGCGGGAGAACGGCGGCTCGGAGGTGTCGATGTGGGCGTCCGAGACCGTCATCTACCTGGGAGCGCTGGTGAACTTCGCCGGCGTCGTGAACCGGCGGAAGAACGCCATCGGCCGGGCGATGGTCGCGGCGGTGCCGGCGTGACCGCGGTGGGCGGGACCGCCGGCCGCCGTGTGTGCCTGGGGTGGGGCACGCAACGGACCCCAACCAGCGGCCGATGATCTCGGTGCGGATCTTCAGGGTGCCCGGGGCGGGTCTCGAACCCGCACGCCTTTTGGGCAGCCGCTTTTAAGGCGGCCGTGTCTGCCGTTCCACCACCCGGGCCGGTGCGCTGATGCTCACCGTAGCCGGTACGGACCAGCCGGCACGACGCCGGATCGGCCGAAATAGGAAGGATCACGCTCCGGGCGACGGGACCGCCGGGATCGGACGGCCGGGCGGAACCGGGCATGGATGGAGCGAACCGCTCGAGGACGCGAAATCCCGCCCGGCAGCGAGCCGGGCGGGACAGGCCGTCAGCGGCGGCCGGCGCCCACCGGTTCGCGCTCGTCCGCCAGCGGCGGGGTCACGTCGGTGAACTCCTCGCGGGGCTCGTGCAGCTGTCCCAGGGAGATGACCTCGCGTTTGAGCACGAATGCCAGCGTCCAGTCGGCGAGGACGCGGACCTTGCGGTTGAACGACGGGATGCGGCTCATGTGGTACGTCCGGTGCATGAGCCACGCCGGGAAGCCCTTGAGCTTCACGCCGTAGATCTTCGCCACGCCCTTGTAGAGGCCGAGGCTGGCGACGCTGCCGGCGTACTTGTGCTTGTAGTCCTTCGGGGTGCCGCCGTAGACGACCTGGCGGATGTTGTCGGCCAGCACCCCGGCCTGCCGGACGGCGTGCTGGGCGCTCGGCGAGCACCAGCCGCCCGGGTTGGTCAGGTCGGGGACCTGCGCGCAGTCGCCGGCCGCCCAGGCGCCGTCCAGGACCCGGTCGCCGTCGACGACCTGCAGGGTCGGCAGGCAGGTGATGTGCCCGCGGGGGCCACGCGGCAGGTCGGTGTGGTCGAGCATCGGCGACGGCTTGACGCCGGCGGTCCAGACGATCGTCTCGCTCCGGAACACCTCGCCGTCGGAGAGGTGGACCTCGCCGTCGACGCAGGACTCCATGCGGGTCTCGAGGCGGATGTCGATGCCGCGCTTCTGCAGCTGGCGGGCAGCGTACGCGCCCATCTCCGGGCCGACCTCGGGCAGGATCCGGTTGGACGCCTCGACGAGGATGAAGCGGACCTCTTCCTTGTCGAGCTCGGGGTAGTACTTGAGGCCGTCGCGGACCACGTCCTCCATCTCGGCCAGCGCCTCGACGCCCGCGTAGCCGCCGCCGACGAAGACGAACCGCAGCGACGCCCGGCGCACCTCGGGATCGGGCGTGGCGGCCGCGACGTCCAGCCGGTCGAGGATGTGGTTGCGCAGGTAGATGGCCTCGCCGATGGTCTTGAAGCCGATGCCGCGCTCGCGCAGGCCGGGGATCGGCAGGGTGCGGGAGACCGAGCCCGGCGCCACGATGATGTGGTCGTACGCGATCTCCTTGACCGGCCCCTCGATCGGCTGCACGGTCACCGTCCGGCGGGCGTGCTCGATGCGGGTGACCTCGCCGGAGACGATGTGGCACCGCTTCAGCTCACGCCGCAGCGGCACCACCGAGTGGCGCGGCGAGATGTTGCCGGCCGCGGCCTCCGGGAGGAACGGCTGGTAGGTCATGTGCGGCTGCGGGTCGATGACGATCACTTCGGCGCGGCGCGCGTTCAGCTTCTTCGACAGGCGCAGAGCCGCGTAGAGCCCGACGTGTCCTGCCCCGACGACCACGATGCGTTGCGGATTCACATAGTCATTGTCCCGCCGGAACCGGTCCCGTGCCCGGTTCTGTGACCAAGGACAACCCCGGAAGTCAAGAGTCGTAACGCCCGTATTTCGGTTTCATTTCGCTGAGAACGTGCTGCACGGGGGCGGTCACGGACGGCGCAGGAGCCGGCTCAGCAACAGCGCCAGGCCCACCGCCGCCGCCAGGCCGACCAAGGTCGCCAGGACGAACGCGCCGCCGGCGAGCTCGGCGGTCAGACCCAGCGCCAGCACCGTCAGCACCGCGGAGATCAGGATCGTCAGACCCGCCCGGGTCAGCCAGCCGGTGAGCACGTCGGCGTTCACCATCGAGTCGTACGGCAGCACCGCCGCGAGCGCGGCCAGGGTGTGCCCGGCGTACGTGAGCGTGGCGATGGCCAGCACCCGCCACAGCGCCGTACGGGCGTCGTACCAGGTGGTGTCGATGACCCAGCCCGCCACCACGGTCACGATCGCCACCGTGGGGCCGCGGCCGCGCGGCGCGAACGCCGGGTAGACGGCGACCAGGGCGAGCAGCACGAGGTAGCGGCTGACCACCAGCGTCACCGGCCAGGCGACCGTCATCGCGGCGAAGAGGGCCAACCCGATGCCGCAGCGCACCACGAGCGGCAGGACCGTCGCCCGGGTGACGACCGTACGGGTGCGGGCCAACCGGTTCGCGATGCCGTCGAACATGTCAGCGCCCCCGGGGCGCGGAGGCCAGCCGGGCCACGTCGCGCAGCACGAGGTCGAGGCTGCCCGCCCCGGCCCAGGTCACCACGGGCACGCCGTGCTCGCGCAGCCGGCCCAGCACGTTCTCCCGTTCCATCCGCCACAGCCGGGTGGCCAGCGGCGTCCACTGGCTGCGCTGCGGCGGCGCGGCGCCCTCCGGCAGCGTGTCGACGGCGACCGTGTAGCGGCCGGTCTGCACCAGCCCGGCCAGCATGTCCGCCGCCCGGGGATCCACCAGCGGGGTCAGGACCACCACGAGGGCGTCCGACGAGACGTTGTGGGCGCCGAAGACGTGCTCGTACGGCTCGCTGTCCGTGGTGTCCGCGCGGACGTCCAGCAGCCACTCGAGCACCGTCAGGTACTGCCGGCGGCCGGTCGCGGGGCGCAGGCGGCGGGCGGAGGAGCCGTACTCGGCGAGCGACACCCGGTCGCCGCGCTGGAGGTAGTGCTCGGCGATCGCGGCGGCCGCTCGTACGGTCGTGTCGAGCACGGACGCCTTGCCCTTCACGCCGCCGGACGCGCCCGCCTCGCCCAGCACGTCGAGGAGCAGCAGCACCTCGGCGTCGCGGTCGGACAGCGTCGAGGCCACGTGCAGATCGCGCGTGCGCAGGGACACCCGCCAGTCGATGCGGCGCAGCCGGTCGCCCGGCGCGAACGGGCGTACCCCCGCGAGCTCGCCGCCCTCGCCCGGCCGTCGCGACCGGTGGTTGCCGACCAGGCCGGCCGCCGCGGGCATCGCCTCGGTGGCCGCGAACGGTTCCGTCTCCGGGTAGACCCGCACGCCCCGGGCCGGGACGACGACCGGGCGGCACGCCAGCAGGCCGCCACACGCGGCCACCCGCGCGGCGGCCGGGCCCACGGCGTGCCGGCCCCAGCGCAGCGCCCGCCCGGGCAGCTCGACCGCCGTCCAGCCGTCGGGCGCGACCGAGACCGCGAACGGGCGGTCGGCGTCTTCCAGATCCAGCCACGGCGAGGTGCGGGTCCGCAGCACCACCAGGTCGTACGCGATGACGTCGGGGTTGGCGACGGTCACGGCGGCGGCGACCGCACCGCCCTCGACGATGTGCTCCTCGTCGGCGTCGATCCGCAGCTCCGGCGCGGACCGGGGCATCCGGCGCAGCCCGATGGCCGCCCCGATCGCGAACGGCGCGGCCAGCAGCACGAGGTCGACCCGGCCCAGCGCCACGCCGAGCACGAGCAGCAGGCCGGTGAGCAGCACCGTACGGCCCAGGGCGCGGGTCGGTACCCAGGCCGGGGCCGCCCAGCCCTCGTCGGCCGCCGCCCCGGCCGGAGGCACCGCGGCCCGCAGCGGCGGCGGGTCGATGAGTGTCACTGCTCGGCGTATCCGCCCGCGTACGTCGGCAGCGCGCCGCTGGCCGGCGCCGGCACGTTCTGCAGCACCTCCTGCACGACGAACGACGGGTCGACGCGGCGCAGCCACATCTCCGGCCGCAGCGTGATCCGGTGCGCGAGGGCGGGTACGGCGACGTCCTTGACGTCCTCCGGCACCACGTAGTCGCGGCCCGCCATCGCCGCGCGGGCCCGGGCGAGCAGGAGCAGGGCCAGCGAGCCACGCGGCGACGAGCCGACCAGCGCCGACGCGTGCTCCCGGGTCGCCGCGGTCAGCGCCACGATGTAGCGGCCGATCGAGTCCTCGACCGCGACCGACTCCAGCGCGCCCTGCATCGCCTGCAGGGTGCGGGCGTTCACGACCGGCGGGAGCTGCGCGTCCTCCTGGCGGCGGGACATGCGCCGGCGCAGCACGTCCCACTCCTCGTCCTGGGTCGGGTAGCCGAACGAGACCCGCAGCATGAAGCGGTCCAGCTGGGCCTCAGGCAGCGGGTACGTGCCCTCGTACTCGATCGGGTTGGCGGTGGCGAGCACGTGGAACGGCGGGTCCAGGCGGTACGTGACGCCCTCGACCGACACCTGCTTCTCCTGCATCGCCTCCAGCAGCGCCGCCTGCGTCTTCGGCGGCGTCCGGTTGATCTCGTCGGCGAGCAGCATGTTCGTGAACACCGGGCCGGCCCGGAAGGCGAAGTCGCCCTTGCGCTGGTCGTACAGGAAGGAGCCGGTCACGTCCGCGGGCAGCAGGTCCGGGGTGAACTGCAGGCGGCGGAAGTCGAGCCCGAGCGCCTGCGCGAAGCAGCGGGCGGTCAGGGTCTTGCCCAGCCCCGGCAGGTCCTCCAGCAGCACGTGGCCGCCGGCCAGGATGCCGGCGAGGACGAGCTCGAGGGCGTCCCGCTTGCCCACCACCACGCTGCCGACCGAGTCGAGGACCGCGCCGGCCAGCCGGCCCACCTCGTAGGGCGGCAGGGCCTCCACGCTCGCGTCCGTCA carries:
- a CDS encoding NAD(P)/FAD-dependent oxidoreductase, coding for MNPQRIVVVGAGHVGLYAALRLSKKLNARRAEVIVIDPQPHMTYQPFLPEAAAGNISPRHSVVPLRRELKRCHIVSGEVTRIEHARRTVTVQPIEGPVKEIAYDHIIVAPGSVSRTLPIPGLRERGIGFKTIGEAIYLRNHILDRLDVAAATPDPEVRRASLRFVFVGGGYAGVEALAEMEDVVRDGLKYYPELDKEEVRFILVEASNRILPEVGPEMGAYAARQLQKRGIDIRLETRMESCVDGEVHLSDGEVFRSETIVWTAGVKPSPMLDHTDLPRGPRGHITCLPTLQVVDGDRVLDGAWAAGDCAQVPDLTNPGGWCSPSAQHAVRQAGVLADNIRQVVYGGTPKDYKHKYAGSVASLGLYKGVAKIYGVKLKGFPAWLMHRTYHMSRIPSFNRKVRVLADWTLAFVLKREVISLGQLHEPREEFTDVTPPLADEREPVGAGRR
- a CDS encoding DUF58 domain-containing protein; its protein translation is MRAAVPPAGAAADEGWAAPAWVPTRALGRTVLLTGLLLVLGVALGRVDLVLLAAPFAIGAAIGLRRMPRSAPELRIDADEEHIVEGGAVAAAVTVANPDVIAYDLVVLRTRTSPWLDLEDADRPFAVSVAPDGWTAVELPGRALRWGRHAVGPAAARVAACGGLLACRPVVVPARGVRVYPETEPFAATEAMPAAAGLVGNHRSRRPGEGGELAGVRPFAPGDRLRRIDWRVSLRTRDLHVASTLSDRDAEVLLLLDVLGEAGASGGVKGKASVLDTTVRAAAAIAEHYLQRGDRVSLAEYGSSARRLRPATGRRQYLTVLEWLLDVRADTTDSEPYEHVFGAHNVSSDALVVVLTPLVDPRAADMLAGLVQTGRYTVAVDTLPEGAAPPQRSQWTPLATRLWRMERENVLGRLREHGVPVVTWAGAGSLDLVLRDVARLASAPRGR
- a CDS encoding AAA family ATPase, encoding MTDASVEALPPYEVGRLAGAVLDSVGSVVVGKRDALELVLAGILAGGHVLLEDLPGLGKTLTARCFAQALGLDFRRLQFTPDLLPADVTGSFLYDQRKGDFAFRAGPVFTNMLLADEINRTPPKTQAALLEAMQEKQVSVEGVTYRLDPPFHVLATANPIEYEGTYPLPEAQLDRFMLRVSFGYPTQDEEWDVLRRRMSRRQEDAQLPPVVNARTLQAMQGALESVAVEDSIGRYIVALTAATREHASALVGSSPRGSLALLLLARARAAMAGRDYVVPEDVKDVAVPALAHRITLRPEMWLRRVDPSFVVQEVLQNVPAPASGALPTYAGGYAEQ